Sequence from the Thermus tengchongensis genome:
TGGGCCCCTTCCTGGCTTTTCTCCTCCTGCCGCACCTGGGCATCCGGGGGGTCTTCTGGGCCTCGGCCGTCCCCGCCTTTCTGGCCCTCCTGGCCCTTTTATGGGTGAAAGAGGCCAAGCGCCAAGAAATCAGGCCCCCGCTACCCCCCTTGCGCCTGGCCTACCTCCGCGCCCTCCCCGCTTCCTACCGACGCTTTCTCCTCATCTCCGGGGTCTTCGCCCTGGCCCTTTCCTCCAACGCCTTCCTCCTCCTGCGCCTGAAGGAATTGGGCCTAAGCCAGGAGCAGGTCACCCTGGCCTACACCGGGTACAACCTCCTCTATGCCCTCCTTTCCTACCCCCTGGGCAGCCTGGCAGACCGGGTGGGGTTGCGGCGCGTGGTGGCCTGGGGGTTCGGCCTTTATGCCCTGGTGTACCTGGGCTTCGCCCTGGCGCAAAGCGCCCTGTGGGGGGTAGCCCTGCTCCTCCTCTACGCCCTCTACTCTGCCGCCTTTGAGGGGTCAAGCCGGGCCTACCTGGCCACCTTGGTGCCTGAGGCCACCAAGGCCACCGCCATCGGCCTCTACCACACGGTGGTGGGGGTCTTGCTCCTCCCGGCCAGCCTGGTCTTCGGAGCCCTTTGGCAAGCCTACGGGCCTGGGCTGGCCTTCGGCGCGGGTGCCGGCCTGGCCCTTTTGGCCCTGGCCCTTTTCCTGCTTGACGGAAGGAGGCCAAGGGCCTATTCTGGTTCAGGCCCCACGGGGCTTTGAGGAGGAAGGGGCATAAGCGCCTTCCCCCCTGACGGAGGAGAAAATGCCCATCACCAAGGAAGAGAAGCAGAAGGTCATCCAGGAGTTTGCCCGCTTCCCGGGGGATACGGGGAGCACCGAGGTGCAGGTGGCCCTGCTCACCCTGCGCATCAACCGGCTTTCCGAGCACCTCAAGGTCCACAAGCACGACCACCATTCCCACCGCGGCCTTCTCATGCTGGTGGGGCAAAGGCGCAGGCTTCTCCGCTATCTGGAGCGGGAAGACCCCGAGCGCTACCAGGCCCTGGTTGAGAAACTAGGCCTTAGGAAGTAAACTGGTAACCAGGTCGGGGGCGGGGCCTTTGGGCTCCGCCTTTCGTTTGAGGACAGCCATGCCGGATGCCACACCCAACACCCCACAGGCCCATAGGTACGAAACCCAGGTGGCTGGCCGCCCCCTGGTGTTGGAGGCAGGGAAATACGCCAAACAAGCCTCGGGCTCGGTCCTGGTGCGCTATGGGGACACCGTCGTGCTAGCCACGGCCCAAGCCTCAGAGGAGCCCATAGAGGCAGACTTCCTCCCCCTCACGGTGGAGTTCGAGGAGCGGCACTACGCCGTGGGCAAGATACCGGGGAGCTTCATGCGCCGGGAAGGACGCCCTGGAGAGAAGGCCATTCTCTCCGCCCGCATGACGGACCGGCCCATCCGTCCCCTCTTCCCCAAGGGGTTCCGGCACGAGGTGCAGGTGATCGTCACCGTGCTCTCCGCCGACCAGAAGAATCCCCCGGACATCCTGGGGCCTACGGCGGCCAGCGCTGCCCTCATGCTCTCGGACATTCCCTGGGAAGGCCCCGTGGCGGCCGTGCGGGTGGGCCTCATTGGGGGGCAGTTCGTCCTGAACCCCACCTTGCAGGAGCTGGAGGAAAGCGCCCTAGACCTGGTGGTGGCGGGAAGCCGGGACGCCATCCTTATGGTGGAGGCCGGGGCCCAGGAGGTGGATGAGGAAACCCTGGTCCAGGCCCTGGAGTTCGCCCATCGGGAGATGCAGCCCATCCTGGAGCTGCAGGAGGCCATGGCCCGGACCCTGGGCAAACCCAAGATGGCCTGGACGCCTCCCGAGAGCCTATCCGATGAGGAGAAGGAGGCCCTTTACCGCCTGGCCCTGGAACGGGGGCTTTCCGCCGTGCTCCAGACCGCCAGCAAAGGGGAAAGGAGCCGGGCCCTCGAGGCCTTCGCGGAAGCCCTGATCCTCGAGGCCCTGCCCAAGTTAGAGGACAGCACCCCGGACGAGAGCAAGAAGCCCCTCTACGCGAGCGCTTTTGATGAGGTGGTCCGGCGGGAGCTGAGGCGGTTGGTGCTGGAGGAAGGCAAGCGGGCAGACGGCCGCGGCCCCAAGGACCTCCGCCCCATCTGGATCGAGGTGGACGTCTTGCCCCGCACGCACGGCTCGGCCGTCTTCACCCGGGGGGAGACCCAGGTGCTGGGCACCGTGACCCTGGGCACGGGCCGGGACGAACAGATCATCGACGACCTGGGCATTGACGAAACGGAAAAGTTCCTGGTCCACTACAACTTCCCTCCCTTCTCCACCGGGGAGGTCAAGCGCCTGAGGGGGGTTTCCCGCCGGGAGATAGGCCACGGCAACCTGGCCAAGCGGGCCCTGAAGGCGGTCTTACCTCCAGAAGACGCCTTCCCCTACACCATCCGCGTGGTGGGGGATGTGCTGGAGTCCAACGGCAGTAGCTCCATGGCCACGGTCTGCGCCGGGTGCCTGGCCCTCATGGACGCCGGGGTGCCCATCCGCGCCCCCGTGGCCGGGGTGGCCATGGGCCTGGTGTGGGAGGGGGAGCGGGCGGTGATCCTCACCGATATCCTAGGGCTGGAGGACGCCTTAGGCGACATGGACTTCAAGGTGGCGGGGACGCGCCAGGGGGTTACCGCCTTGCAAATGGACAACAAGGTGGGTGGGCTTCCCCGGGAGGTGCTTAAAGAGGCCCTCATGCAGGCCCGTGAGGCCCGCATGAAGATCCTGGACCTCATGGAAAGCGTCCTTCCCGCCCCACGCCCCGAGCTCAAGCCCTTCGCGCCGCGCATCCTCACCCTCAAGGTGCCGGTGGAGAAGATCGGCATCGTGATTGGCCCTGGAGGCAAGAACGTGCGCGCCCTGGAGGAGCTTGGGGTGGAGGTGGACATCGAGGAGGACGGGACGGTGCGCATCTACTCCAGCGACATGGAGGCGGCCCAAAAGGCCAAGAAGCGCATCGAGGAGCTCACCATGGAGGCCAAGGTGGGCGAGATCTACGAGGGCACCGTCACCAAGATCACCCCCTTTGGTGCCTTCGTGAGCCTTTTCCCCGGGACCGAGGGGCTCCTTCACATCAGCCAAGTCGCC
This genomic interval carries:
- a CDS encoding MFS transporter, whose protein sequence is MKLPTQVYLLGLVSFLMDVASEMVYPLLPLFLTGLGAGAGVLGLVEGIAEATASLFKVVGGRVSDRVGRRKPLLLLGYGLPAFLRPILALAQSPAHVLLYRFLDRTGKGLRTAPRDALLAESVDKGALGRAYGLHRGLDTLGATVGPFLAFLLLPHLGIRGVFWASAVPAFLALLALLWVKEAKRQEIRPPLPPLRLAYLRALPASYRRFLLISGVFALALSSNAFLLLRLKELGLSQEQVTLAYTGYNLLYALLSYPLGSLADRVGLRRVVAWGFGLYALVYLGFALAQSALWGVALLLLYALYSAAFEGSSRAYLATLVPEATKATAIGLYHTVVGVLLLPASLVFGALWQAYGPGLAFGAGAGLALLALALFLLDGRRPRAYSGSGPTGL
- the pnp gene encoding polyribonucleotide nucleotidyltransferase, whose translation is MPDATPNTPQAHRYETQVAGRPLVLEAGKYAKQASGSVLVRYGDTVVLATAQASEEPIEADFLPLTVEFEERHYAVGKIPGSFMRREGRPGEKAILSARMTDRPIRPLFPKGFRHEVQVIVTVLSADQKNPPDILGPTAASAALMLSDIPWEGPVAAVRVGLIGGQFVLNPTLQELEESALDLVVAGSRDAILMVEAGAQEVDEETLVQALEFAHREMQPILELQEAMARTLGKPKMAWTPPESLSDEEKEALYRLALERGLSAVLQTASKGERSRALEAFAEALILEALPKLEDSTPDESKKPLYASAFDEVVRRELRRLVLEEGKRADGRGPKDLRPIWIEVDVLPRTHGSAVFTRGETQVLGTVTLGTGRDEQIIDDLGIDETEKFLVHYNFPPFSTGEVKRLRGVSRREIGHGNLAKRALKAVLPPEDAFPYTIRVVGDVLESNGSSSMATVCAGCLALMDAGVPIRAPVAGVAMGLVWEGERAVILTDILGLEDALGDMDFKVAGTRQGVTALQMDNKVGGLPREVLKEALMQAREARMKILDLMESVLPAPRPELKPFAPRILTLKVPVEKIGIVIGPGGKNVRALEELGVEVDIEEDGTVRIYSSDMEAAQKAKKRIEELTMEAKVGEIYEGTVTKITPFGAFVSLFPGTEGLLHISQVAPGRVRRVEDHLKVGDVIKVKVHRIDERGKIDLIRPELEGKIPPRRRG
- the rpsO gene encoding 30S ribosomal protein S15; translation: MPITKEEKQKVIQEFARFPGDTGSTEVQVALLTLRINRLSEHLKVHKHDHHSHRGLLMLVGQRRRLLRYLEREDPERYQALVEKLGLRK